A DNA window from Corvus moneduloides isolate bCorMon1 chromosome 22, bCorMon1.pri, whole genome shotgun sequence contains the following coding sequences:
- the TNFRSF25 gene encoding tumor necrosis factor receptor superfamily member 25 isoform X1, translating to MKCCCPGVAWVILAALWLVASESQPPGWRDHAVPRRQRVLVQPLLRLRRRATRSPCPAGMNWIETAHQCCPQCPAGERCPVRAAGHSTPWHSRCIAPGGRAPCHPTVPAGTFLSKPCTSPENGSVCLACPAGTFRTQPNTLSECQACYECDRQAFQSVLSNCSATSNVACGCEPGHFRVCLDEPCSEFSCRKCQPCTGRLIQRPCSDVQDTLCDSSCKPDFYREGDECRPCHTSTLDTCGKECQQVCGSNNDQGSGLEYILLGLTGPLFLGALAIYHKRKRLWHDALAGGPLPTAQATTSMAGAAATPWCQFNARRWDNLCWIQPCSPQATEHATGTARQSLKHQALPCEPPSDEGEPSAPPEPRSALLQGSQLYAVIDVVPVRRWKEFMRMLELREAEIELVELEVAHIRDQQYEMLKRWCQQTSATLDHVFAALERMELAGCAEALRQSLSAGP from the exons ATGAAGTGTTGCTGCCCTGGGGTGGCTTGG GTGATCTTGGCAGCGCTGTGGCTGGTGGCCAGCGAATCGCAGCCCCCAGGGTGGCGGGACCACGCCGTGCCGCGAAGGCAGCGGGTCCTGGTGCAGCCACTCCTTCGCCTGCGGAGACGTGCCACCAGGTCCCCCTGCCCCGCCGGCATGAACTGGATAGAGACTGCTCACCAGTGCTGCCCCCAGTGTCCCGCAGGTGAGCGCTGCCCGGTCCGTGCGGCAGGGCACAGCACACCATGGCACAGCAGGTGCATTGCTCCAGGTGGCCGTGCTCcctgtcaccccactgtccctgcAGGGACATTCCTGTCCAAGCCCTGCACAAGCCCTGAGAATGGCAGCGTGTGCCTCGCCTGTCCCGCCGGCACCTTCCGCACCCAGCCCAACACCCTCAGCGAGTGCCAGGCTTGCTACGAGTGTGACCGACAAG ctttccagAGTGTGCTGAGCAACTGCTCGGCCACCAGCAACGTCGCCTGTGGCTGTGAGCCCGGCCACTTCCGTGTCTGCCTTGACGAGCCCTGCAGCGAGTTCTCTTGCCGGAAATGCCAGCCCTGCACTGGACGCCTTATCCAGCGACCCT GCTCGGACGTGCAGGACACACTTTGCGACAGCAGCTGCAAGCCCGACTTCTACAGAGAGGGTGACGAGTGCCGGCCATGCCACAC GAGTACCCTGGACACGTGTGGGAAAGAGTGCCAGCAGGTGTGCGGCAGCAACAACGACCAAG GCTCAGGTCTGGAGTACATCCTGCTGGGACTCACCGGGCCCCTCTTCCTGGGTGCCCTTGCCATTTACCACAAGAGGAAGAGGCTCTGGCATGATGCCCTGGCAGGTGGTCCCCTCCCCACGGCACAGGCCACCACCTCcatggctggggctgcagccacacCATGGTGCCAGTTCAATGCCCGGAGGTGGGACAACCTGTGCTGGATCCAGCCGTGCTCCCCACAGGCGACAGAGCATGCCACTGGCACAGCAAGGCAGAGCCTCAAACACCAGGCTCTGCCGTGTGAGCCCCCCAGTGACGAAGGGGAGCCCTCTGCACCCCCGGAGCCCCGCAgtgccctgctgcagggcagccagCTCTATGCCGTCATCGACGTGGTGCCAGTACGGCGTTGGAAGGAGTTCATGCGGATGCTGGAGCTGCGGGAGGCAGAGATTGAGCTGGTGGAGCTGGAGGTGGCCCACATCCGTGACCAGCAGTACGAGATGCTGAAGCGCTGGTGCCAGCAGACCAGTGCCACACTGGACCACGTCTTTGCCGCCCTGGAGCGCATGGAGCTGGCCGGCTGCGCCGAGGCACTGCGCCAGAGCCTGTCTGCGGGACCCTGA
- the TNFRSF25 gene encoding tumor necrosis factor receptor superfamily member 25 isoform X2 — protein sequence MKCCCPGVAWVILAALWLVASESQPPGWRDHAVPRRQRVLVQPLLRLRRRATRSPCPAGMNWIETAHQCCPQCPAGTFLSKPCTSPENGSVCLACPAGTFRTQPNTLSECQACYECDRQAFQSVLSNCSATSNVACGCEPGHFRVCLDEPCSEFSCRKCQPCTGRLIQRPCSDVQDTLCDSSCKPDFYREGDECRPCHTSTLDTCGKECQQVCGSNNDQGSGLEYILLGLTGPLFLGALAIYHKRKRLWHDALAGGPLPTAQATTSMAGAAATPWCQFNARRWDNLCWIQPCSPQATEHATGTARQSLKHQALPCEPPSDEGEPSAPPEPRSALLQGSQLYAVIDVVPVRRWKEFMRMLELREAEIELVELEVAHIRDQQYEMLKRWCQQTSATLDHVFAALERMELAGCAEALRQSLSAGP from the exons ATGAAGTGTTGCTGCCCTGGGGTGGCTTGG GTGATCTTGGCAGCGCTGTGGCTGGTGGCCAGCGAATCGCAGCCCCCAGGGTGGCGGGACCACGCCGTGCCGCGAAGGCAGCGGGTCCTGGTGCAGCCACTCCTTCGCCTGCGGAGACGTGCCACCAGGTCCCCCTGCCCCGCCGGCATGAACTGGATAGAGACTGCTCACCAGTGCTGCCCCCAGTGTCCCGCAG GGACATTCCTGTCCAAGCCCTGCACAAGCCCTGAGAATGGCAGCGTGTGCCTCGCCTGTCCCGCCGGCACCTTCCGCACCCAGCCCAACACCCTCAGCGAGTGCCAGGCTTGCTACGAGTGTGACCGACAAG ctttccagAGTGTGCTGAGCAACTGCTCGGCCACCAGCAACGTCGCCTGTGGCTGTGAGCCCGGCCACTTCCGTGTCTGCCTTGACGAGCCCTGCAGCGAGTTCTCTTGCCGGAAATGCCAGCCCTGCACTGGACGCCTTATCCAGCGACCCT GCTCGGACGTGCAGGACACACTTTGCGACAGCAGCTGCAAGCCCGACTTCTACAGAGAGGGTGACGAGTGCCGGCCATGCCACAC GAGTACCCTGGACACGTGTGGGAAAGAGTGCCAGCAGGTGTGCGGCAGCAACAACGACCAAG GCTCAGGTCTGGAGTACATCCTGCTGGGACTCACCGGGCCCCTCTTCCTGGGTGCCCTTGCCATTTACCACAAGAGGAAGAGGCTCTGGCATGATGCCCTGGCAGGTGGTCCCCTCCCCACGGCACAGGCCACCACCTCcatggctggggctgcagccacacCATGGTGCCAGTTCAATGCCCGGAGGTGGGACAACCTGTGCTGGATCCAGCCGTGCTCCCCACAGGCGACAGAGCATGCCACTGGCACAGCAAGGCAGAGCCTCAAACACCAGGCTCTGCCGTGTGAGCCCCCCAGTGACGAAGGGGAGCCCTCTGCACCCCCGGAGCCCCGCAgtgccctgctgcagggcagccagCTCTATGCCGTCATCGACGTGGTGCCAGTACGGCGTTGGAAGGAGTTCATGCGGATGCTGGAGCTGCGGGAGGCAGAGATTGAGCTGGTGGAGCTGGAGGTGGCCCACATCCGTGACCAGCAGTACGAGATGCTGAAGCGCTGGTGCCAGCAGACCAGTGCCACACTGGACCACGTCTTTGCCGCCCTGGAGCGCATGGAGCTGGCCGGCTGCGCCGAGGCACTGCGCCAGAGCCTGTCTGCGGGACCCTGA